The region TCGGTGGTGATGCCCACGCACCGACCGGTGGCGATCACCGACAGCCAGTCCTCGACGTCCTGGGTGTGCTCCAACTCGGGCCTGCTGCCCGGCGGCCACAGGTCTGTGGTGGTGGTGCCCGTGCGGCGGTCGATGACCAGCGTGCGGTCGCTGAACTCGGCCAGCCGGATCGAGCGCCTGCGGGCCCACGGGTCGTCGGCGGCCATCGCGCAGAACCGCCGCTCCAGGCCCACGACCACGCTTTCGAAGCGCCGCTCGTCGGGCGGGGTGCGCACCACGGCGATGTCGCAGGCCCCCTCGGCCAGGCCGCCGGTGGCCGAGTTGGTGCGCACCAGCCGCAGCTCCACGTCCGGGCACTGCTGGGCCCACCGGCGCTGGAACTCCACGGTGTGACGGCCCATCGCCGACCAGGCGTGCCCGATGCGCAGGCGCGCGTGCCCGCTGGCGGCCTCACGCACCAGGTCGTCGACCTCGGCCAGCAGCCGCCGCGCCCGCGCCAGCACCTGCGTCCCCGCAGCGGTGGGCACGACCTCCCGGCTGGTGCGGCGCAGCAGCCGGACCCCCAGCGCCGACTCCAGCGAGGCCAGCGTCCGCGACACCGCGGCCTGCGAGACCCCCAGCTCGATGGCGGCGTCGGTGAACGTGCCGGTGTCGACGATGGCGACCAGGCACCTCAGCTGCCGCAACTCCAGATCCATGACCCCAGCGTATAGATGGCGCGCTTTATGCATTTTGCGGATGCGTCGGCAGACCGCATGCTCGCAGACATGCAGCACACCCAGTGCGAGCCCCACACCCCGCACACACGCCGCGACACCGCCCGCTCCGCCGGTGTCGCGCTGATGTTGGCCAGCGGATCGTGCAACCAACTCGGCGCCGCCGTAGGAGCCCTGGCATTCCCCGTGCTCGGCCCCACCGGAGTGGTCGCCGTGCGCCAATGGATCGCCGGCGCCGTGCTGCTGGCCGTCGGACGCCCCCGCCTGCGCTCGTTCACCGGCCGCCAGTGGCGCCCCGTGCTGCTGCTGGCCGCGGCGTTCGCCACCATGAACCTCTCGCTCTACAGCGCCGTGGACCGCATCGGGCTCGGCCTGGCCGTCACCCTGGAGTTCCTCGGACCGCTGGCGGTGGCCCTGCTCTCCTCACGCCGCGCACCGGACCTCGTCTGCGGCGCGGTGGCCGCCGTCGGCGTGCTCGCCCTGACCCGCCCGCAACCCAGCACCGACTACGCGGGCATCGCGCTGGCCCTGCTCGCCGCGACCTGCTGGGCCTGCTACATCCTGCTCAACCGCACCGTCGGACACCGCCTGCCCGGCGCCGAGGGCTCCGCCGCGGCCGCCGGGGTCTCCGCACTGCTCTACCTGCCGGTCGGCATCACCCTGCTGGTCGTGCACCCGCCGACACTGGCCGCACTGGCCTGCGCGGCCACCGCAGGCATGCTGTCCTCGGCGGTACCGATGCTGACCGACATGCTCGCACTGCGCCGCGTCCCGGCGCACTTCTTCGGGATCTTCATGAGCGTCAACCCCGTGCTGGCCGCCGGCGCCGGCCTGCTGGTGCTCGGGCAGTCGCTGCAGTGGAGCCAGTGGCTGGGCATCGCCGCCATCGTCACCGCCAACACCGCCAGCGTGCTGCTCTCACGCCCGCGCACCACCCAGACCGCGGTCCAACGCGGCAGCGCAGAAGGAACTACTGCCCCGACATGTCCATGTGGACCACTTCCCACTGGTGACCGTCGAGATCGCGAAAACTCCGCGAGTACATGAACCCCTCGTCCATGACCTCACCCGCGGCCTGCCCACCGGCGGCCAGCGCCTTGTCGACCAACTCGTCCACCTCGCTCCTGCCACCGGCAGAGATCGCCATGATCACCTCGCTGCTCGCGGCGGTGTCGGCGATCTCACGCTTGCTGAAGGACTTGAAGAACTCCTCCACCAGCAGCATCACGAACGCCTCATCGCTGACGACCATGCACGTGGCGTTCTCGTCGGTGAAGTCCGGGTTGAACTCGAACCCCAGAGCGCTGAAGAACTCGATGGACTTGCGCAGGTCGCGCACCGGCAGGTTCACGAAAATCCGTCTGACCATGCGGCGAAGCTAGCAGCGCCCACCGACACCGGCAGCGCGGCGAAACCCAGCGCACAGCGCCGCGCAGGCGCGAGCACCCGGGGGAGCAGCACCCGGAGGCCGCGCAGCGATATCGTGGCCATGCCCGACACCAAACCGACCGAGGAGGTGAGACCCATCCCCGCACGTCCCGGCTGGGTGCTCACCACCCGCGGCCCCGCGACACGCTGACGCGGCCACCCGCAGAGCGCCCACATCGGCCATCCCGAAAGGCGCCCATGTCAGCATCCCCGCACGCCCGCACCCGCTCCGCCCTCATCACCCGGCTCCGCCACGCCGGCTGCGTCTTCGCCGAGGACGAGGCGGACCTGCTGCTGGCCACCGCACCCACCGCCGCCGACCTCGACGAGATGGTCGCCCGCCGCGCCGCCGGCCTCCCACTCGAACACGTCCTCGGCTGGGCCGAGTTCTGCCACCAGCGCATCGCCGTCGACCCCGGCGTGTTCGTACCCCGCCGCCGCACCCAGCACCTGGCCCGCCAAGCCGCCGACCTCACCCGCCCACACGCCGTCGTGGTCGACCTGTGCTGCGGCACCGGCGCGGTCGGCGCCGCACTGGCCGCGGCCCACCCCGGCACCGAACTGCACGCCGCCGACATCGACCCCGCCGCCGTCCGCTGCGCCCGCCGCAACCTCGAACCCGCCGGCGGACAGGTCCACCACGGCGACCTCTACGAACCCCTGCCCACCGCACTGCGCGGCCGCATCGACATCCTCGTCGCCAACACGCCCTACGTGCCCACCGACGCACTCGACCTGCTGCCACCCGAAGCACGCATCCACGAACCCCGCCACGCCCTCGACGGCGGCGGCGACGGCCTCGACGTCCAACGACGCGTCACCGCCCAGGCACCCGCCTGGCTGGCGCCCGGCGGGCACCTGCTCATCGAAACCAGCACCGAGCAGGCACCCGAAGCCGCCGCCACCTTCGCCCGCCACGGCCTCACACCGGACATCAGCCACTGCGACGAGCTGCACGCCACCGTCGTCATCGGCACCAAACCCGGCTCACCCGGCCGCGCCGGCCGACCTCACGCGGGCTGATACGTCAGGCAGTCCACCGTGTTCTCGTGGAAACCCACGCTGATGCCCGGAGCCTGGCACTCCAGATCCACGTTGTGCTGGCAGTCGCCCATGTGGCACGCACCGACGTGCCCCGTCGCCGACGCATCACCCCCGCGCACCGAAGCGGTGGTGAACGTGTCGCACTGGGGATGCGTCGGCTCGCCGACCGTGATCGCCAGCGCGTGACACGTGTGCTCCTGGTTGTACGCGCACGAGTCAGCCGTGCACTTGTTCACGATCGGCATGTCCATGGTGTCCTCCTGCAATCAGCTCGGTACTGGTCCCACCCTCACCAGCCCCGGAACCGACGACACGGCGGAACCCGCACTTCCACCCGATGGTGTCACCCACTACCGGGCGGACCCGCCCACCAGCTCCGCGACCCGCCCCAGCAACGCACCCAGCGACTCCGGCCCGGCCACCGCGTAGTGCGCCCACGTCGGCCGGTCACCGTGCTCACCGCTGCGCACCACCACACCCACACCACCGTCGCGGACGACCCGCAGCGCGTCCTCGTCGGTGAAGTCATCACCCACGAACACCGGCACGAACCCCTCAGCACCCACCGCGCCCAACTCCTCGAGCAACCAACTCAACGCACGGCCCTTGTGCCAATCCACATCCGGCAACAACTCCGCCACGAGCCGCCCGTGCTTCATCTTCAAATGCGCCAGGTCATCACCGATCCCGCGCACCACCGACACCACGTGATCGGCCATCCCCGCCTCGACCATCCGGTAGTGCACCGCCAACCCGAACCGCTTGCGATCGACCAGCACACCCGGCACACCCGCCAGGCTCTCCGACACCCGCCGCTGCGCCTCGTCCAGATCACCCAACGCCGCCTCACCCGCGGGATGCGCGAAAACCTGCTCCGCCGGCCCAGCGATCTCGAAACCGTGACTCCCCGCGTACCACAGCTCACCGATGCCGACCCGGCCGCGGACATCATCGAGATCCCGCCCGCTCAGCACACCGGCAGGGCAGTGGCGGGCCAGCTCCTCCAGGACCTCCCGCGTGCGCACCGGCAACGCCACCTCACCCGGAACATCGCCGATCGGGGCGAGCGTGCCGTCGAAGTCGCACAACAACACCACCCGCCCCCGCCGCAACCGAGCCGCGAACTCATCCCACCGCTCCAGCGCATCGGGCACCTCCGACATCGGCCGCGCCCCCGGCTGCACCCCACCGACCGAGATCTCCCGCAACGCCCCCACCACCACATCAGCACCGGCACGCCACAACCGATCCTGCTCACCACCGACCCCGACGACAAGCCCGAAACCACCAGCCCGAACAGCCTCGACAGCAGCGGGAACGCCCGCCACCACCACGGCCTCCACCGCAGAGACCCCAAGCCGGCGAGCGGCCTCGACCCACGGCCCCGGATCAGGCCCGGCACCCGACGCGTCGAGCGCCCCCGTGGTGCCCGAGCGTTCCAGCACAGGGGAGTCGCGAACCGCCGACACCACGGCAATGCGCACGTCGCAGCGGCGCAGCGCCTCGATCAGATCGGCCCCACCCTCACCAGCCCGGCCCCGGCCGCCCACGAGTCCACCGTCCACCAGCACCGCGCGATGCCGCCGCGGATCGACATCGGCCCTGGCCATGATCCCTCCACCGAGAGGACACCCGACAGGCATACCCGCAGGCGCCGGAGCAGCACATCGGGCAGGGGAGCGGCCCGGTCACGCCCCCACGTAAGCCGCGAGGTGCTCACCGGTCAGCGTGGAACGCGCCGCGACGAGGTCGGCCGGCGTGCCCTCGAAAACGACCCGCCCACCGTCATGACCAGCACCCGGCCCGAGATCGATGATCCAGTCCGCGTGCGCCATGACCGCCTGGTGGTGCTCGATCACGATCACCGACTTACCCGAGTCCACCAACCGGTCCAACAGCCCGAGCAACTGCTCCACGTCGGCCAGGTGCAGCCCGGTCGTCGGCTCGTCCAGCACGTACACCCCACCCTTCTCACCCATGTGCGTCGCCAGCTTCAGCCGCTGCCGCTCACCACCGGACAACGTCGTGAGCGGCTGACCAAGACTGAGATAACCCAACCCGACATCAGCCAGCCGCCCCAGGATGCGATGCGCCGCCGGCGTGCGCGCCTCACCACCGCCGAAGAACTTCACCGCCTCGTCCACCGACATCGCAAGCACCTCGCTGATGTCGCGACCACCCAGGCGGTGCTCCAGCACCGACGCCTGGAACCGCTTGCCCTCGCACTCCTCGCACGTGGTGGACACACCGGCCATCATCCCCAGATCGGTGTAGATCACACCCGCACCGTTGCAGTTCGGACAGGCACCCTCCGAGTTGGCGCTGAACAACCCCGGCTTCACACCGTTGACCTTCGCGAACGCCTTGCGGATCGGGTCCAGCAGCCCCGTGTAGGTCGCCGGATTGCTCCGCCGCGACCCGCGGATCGCCGTCTGGTCGATCGACACCACACCCTCACCGGCCGCCCCCGACTGCCGGCACAGCGACCCCTGCACCAGCGAACTCTTCCCGGACCCGGCAACACCGGTGACCACCACAAGCACCCCGAGCGGAACGTCGACATCGACATCCCGCAGGTTGTGCGTCGACGCACCACGGATCTCCAACGCCCCAGCAGGCCTGCGCACCGCCTCCTTGAGAACCGCCCGATCATCGAGATGACGCCCGGTGACGGTCCCACTGGCCCGCAACCCCTCGACAGTCCCCTCGAAGCACACAGCACCCCCCGCCGCACCGGCACCAGGACCGAGATCGACCACGTGGTCGGCGATCTCGATCGTCTCCGGCTCGTGCTCCACCACCAGCACCGTGTTGCCCTTGTCCCGCAACCGCAGCAACAGATCGTTCATCCGCCGGATGTCATGCGGGTGCAGACCCGTGGTCGGCTCATCGAACACGTAAGTGGTGTCGGTCAGCGACGAACCGAGGTGCCGGATCATCTTGGTGCGCTGCGCCTCACCACCCGACAACGTCCCCACCGGCCGGTCAAGGCTCAGATACCCCAACCCGATCTCCACGAACGAGTCGAGCGTGTGCCCCAACGCCGCCAGCAGCGGCGCGACCGACGGCTCCTCCAACCCCCGCACCCACTCCGCCAGGTCGTTGATCTGCATCGCGCACAGATCGGCGATGTTCACCCCGCCGATCTTCGACGACCTGGCCGCCTCGCTGAGCCGGGTACCACCGCAGTCCGGGCACTCGGCGAAGGTGACCGCCCGCTCCACGAACGCCCGGATGTGCGGCTGCATCGCCTCCTTGTCCTTGGACAGGAACGACTTCTGGATCTTGGGAATCAGCCCCTCGAAGGTCAGGTTCACCCCCTCCACCTTCACCTTCGTCGGCTCCCGGTACAGGAAGTCCCGCATCTCCTTCTTCGTGAACTCACGAATCGGCTTGTCCGGATCCAGCAACCCCGACTCGGCGTACACCCGCACGGTCCAGAAGCTGTCCGACTTCCACCCCGGAATCGTGAAAGCACCCTCCGCCAACGACTTGGAATCGTCGTAGAGCTGAGTCAGATCGATGTCGGAAACCGAACCCCGGCCCTCGCACCGCGGACACATGCCGCCGGTGAGGGAGAACGTCTGCTTCACGGTCCTTCCCGCACCCCGCTCGACCGTGATCGCACCACTGGCCCGAACCGACGGAACGTTGAACGAGAACGCGTTCGGCGAACCGACGTGCGGCTGCCCGAGCCTGCTGAACAGGATGCGCAGCATGGCGTTGGCGTCGGTCGCCGTACCGACCGTGGAACGCGGATCCGACCCCATCCGCTGCTGATCCACGATGATCGCCGTCGTCAATCCCTCCAGCACGTCGACCTCGGGCCGCGCCAGCGTCGGCATGAACCCCTGCAGGAACGCGCTGTAGGTTTCGTTGATCAGCCGCTGCGACTCCGCGGCGATCGTGTCGAACACCAACGAGCTCTTGCCCGAACCCGAAACACCGGTGAACACCGTCAGCCGGCGCTTCGGAAGCTCGACGCTGACGTCCTTCAGGTTGTTCTCACGAGCGCCCCGAACGCTGATCAGATCGTGGCTGTCAGCAGCGTGCAGCACAGGCGACCCCTCGTCGGTCCTCACGGCCTTGCTCATCGTCTCTCCATCTTGTGAAGCGAGGCCACCCTCGTGGGCCCGCCTGCATCGCCCGGCCCGATCCGACCAGAATCGAGCAGTATGTCCGGTTCTCCCCGCGATCCGGCAGCTCGACTCAGCGCAGCTCCTGGATCCGCAGCAGGTTGCCCGCGGGATCGCGGACGGCGCAGTCACGCACACCGTACGGCTGCTCGGCAGGCTCCTGGACGACCTCGGCATTGCCGCCTTGAACTCGTTCGAACGTGCCGTCGAGATCCTTGGTCGCCAGCAGGAGGCCCGCGTAAGTCCCCTTCGCCATCATCTCGACGATCGTGCGCCGCTCATCCTCGGTGATGCCGGGATCGACCGCCGGCGGGTGCAGGACGATCGACGTGCCCGGCTGCCCCGGCGGACCGACCGTGATCCAGTGCATCCCGCCGTACTCGACGTGCTTGCGCACCTCGAAACCGAGGATGTCGCGGTAGAAGGCCAGAGCAGCGTCCGCGTCGTCGTGGGGGAGGAAGCTCGCGTGAATGGTGATGTCCATGACGGACACACTAAGCGCGCCCCGCTGACCGGGCTTCTCGATTCCTGACCGGTCTGGTCACCTGCTTCGACATGCACGACGGCATCCCCACCGTCGCACCCACCGCGTCACGCCGATAGACACTCGGCGGCACACCGACCAGCTCGGTGAAACGACTGCTGAAGGTACCCAGCGACGCGCAACCGACCGCGAAGCAGATCTCGGTGACGCTGAGGTCGCCACGCCGCAGCAGCGCCATCGCACGCTCGATGCGCCGCGTCATCAGATACGAATACGGCGACTCTCCGTAAGCGAGCCGGAACTGCCGGCTCAGATGTCCCGCCGACATGTTCACGCCGCGGGCGAGCGCCTCGACATCCAGCGGCTGCGCGTACTCCCGGTCGATCCGGTCCCGCACCCGGCGCAACCGCGCCAGGTCGCTCAGACGCTGGTCGGCGGCGGCTCTGCTGGTCACAGCGGGATCGTGCCACATATTCGGTCTCATGTACTCATGTGCCGAACCAGCGGGAGAGTGGCCTCGCCGCGCAGCCGCGGCGGTGTCAGCGGGTTCACCTCGGGACAGGGGAGACCGGCCGGCTCACGGACCCGGCTGCGCGGACCGTCGGAGCCCACCAGGTACCGGGGAGATCACCCGCAAATGCCCATCCGGGCCGCGTCGCAGCCAATCGGGCCGCTGAGCGCACGCGCTGCCAACGCCATCGGGCTTGGTCAGGGTCCGCTGCGACAGAGGCACCGCATGGCAAGAGCCGAGGGAGTGGGGCGCAACGAGTTACTTAACATAATGTACATTATCGGCACTTTGGCGAGCTGCTGAAACGCCCCGGAGAGCGGTCGTCGTCGTTGTCGTCACTCGCGATGTCCGTATCGGCCTACGCGTGTGCCGCCTGTCGAACGCCGTCGCGGCGGCAGGCGCACCTCGCGGTCGGCGCGCTCAGCGATCGTCGGCGGACCGTCAGGTGTCGTGATCCGAGTGCCGGCGCTGAGCAGCCGGGCCCGTCGTCAGGCCGCGACAGCGCAGCTTCGGGACCCGGCCGGCCCGCCGGTCTCCCTGCGCAGGCTGGACGGGCTCCGCCGGACATTAACGTCACAGTGACGTATTGGAGCAGGGATACCGGGCAGGTTTCCTTGGTGCGCAGAAGCTTCGACGCCACACGGCACCTCGAAGTTGATGTCGATCCCTGCCTGGGCGAAGCGCTCGTTCCCGGCGGCGTCCAGCCTCGGACGATGCCGCGCGGTCAACGACGATCCCAAGACGGCGCACCAGTACGCGTCGCATGGGCCGCACCGAGCCCGGCGGCAAGAGCGGCGATTCGGCTCCATCCCCCGGGCGGGGTCGCTACACTTCTCGGAGCCCTTTCTCCATTTGATGGATAATGAAGATTATCCATCAAACACCGTCTGCGAGGACGACCGAGGACGACGTCGATCCGCACGTGCACTCGACTCGCACTTTGGCTCAGCTCGCCGTCTCCGACCGCGCGGTGCCGCTCTCTTCTCCATCGCGCGCTCCATGCGCCCTCCTGCCTCACCCATGCGGCGTGCTCGTACAAACCCATGCCACACTCCCCTGGCCGGTCGGCTTCTCCCCGCCGCTGACCGGTTTGCACCGGTTGGGCTGAGCACCAATGCTGGTGTCGGCAGTCCGACGTGCGTTTACGGCCGTCATCTGCAAGCTCGACGTGTTGCGGCACCAGAGGTTCCTGCAGCCGCTGCCGTTCGGGTCGGCCCAGACCGACCGAACTGTGGAACATCCGAAGGCGCGGTGGTTCGGCCCGCTGCGGGTTTCTGAATGCGCGGTGCCGGGTAGTCGGCGGGCGGTTGCCCGCACCAGTCCCCCACGTCTGACGGGAGATCGCAGGTGAAGCTCGCGCGTCTGGTCCGACGTGGTGTGCCTGGCGTTGCCGTTGATGGATGGCAGCCGCAGCCGGCTCCTGCGGATCATCCGTGGCGTTCGATGCCGAGGCATGCGATGACGATCAATTGTTCGGGGATGACGGTGGGGGCGCAGCGGCGGATTGCGACGGGGATCAGGGAGGTGTCGGAGTCGTGCCTGCCGGGTGAGCCGCTGCCGAGTGATACGTGCTGGTGGACGGTTCCGGGAGTTGACCTGGGTCTGCTTCGCCGGGCGTTGTCGGGTGTCATGCAATGCGATGAGGAGGTTCGGTGATGGCCAAGCCGCCTGTGCCCGAGGAAGTGGGCCGGTTGCTGGAGAAGGCGAATCCGGCGACGATCGCGACCGTGCGGCCTGACGGGCAGCCGGTGTCGGTGGCGACGTGGTACCTGTGGGAGAACGGCCGGGTGCTGGTGAACATGGATGAGGGGCGCAAGCGGCTGGAGTACTTGCGGCAGGAGCCCCGGGTCACCTTGACGGTGCTCGATTCCGATGACTGGCACACCCATGTGAGCCTGCAGGGCCGGGTGGTGGAGATGGTGGACGATCCCGAGCTGGTCGATATCGACCGGTTGGCTCAGCGCTACTTCGGCAAGCCCTATCCCGTGCGTGATCGCAAGCGTGTCAGCGCGTGGATCGAGGTGGAGCGCTGGCACGGGTGGGGTGCGATGGAGAACAAGGACGTCACCCACCACTGAGTGCCGCGTGGTGCGGGGGTTGGGTGATGGCGAGGGTTCGGGCTGCTCTGGTGACGCCGTTGTCGGGGCCGTTGGCCGGGTTCGGCCGGGCGACGGCGATGGCGTTGCGGGTCTGGGCTGAGCGGTTCTCCGGTGCCGACGGGGTGGAGCTGGAGGTCGTCGACGCGCATCCCGACGCGCGGATGGCGGTGCGGTCGGTTGAGCGGTCGCGGCCGGAGTTGTTGTTCGGGCCGTATGGCAGTGGTCCGGCGGCCGCGGTGGTGTCGGCGACGTCTCGTCTGGTGTGGAACCACGGTGGGGCTCGTCTGGAGCCGCGGGTGAACGTGGTCAACGTGCTTGCGCCCGCGGCGAGTTATTTCCAGGGTGCGTTGCGGGTGGTTCGGCGTGCCGATCGTGGTGCGCGGCGGGTGGCGTTGCTGCACGGTGCGACGGGTTTCGGTCGTGGTGTGGCGTTGGGGGCTGAGCGGGAGGCGGTGCGGCTGGGTTTCGTGGTCGAGCGTGCGGTGCTTCCCGCTGAACCGCCTGGTGGTGATGTGCTGCTGGTGGCCGGGCGGTTCGACGAGGAGGTGGCTGTCGCCCGGGGGTTGGCTCGGGGTGGGTGGTCTGCGGTGGGTTTCGTCGGTGCGGGGGTCGAGGAGGTGCTGGCGAAGCTGGGGGCTCGCCGCGAGGGGTTGCTCGGTCCGGCGCAGTGGTTGCCCGCGGCGGCGCCCCGGCCGGATGAGGGACCGGGTGTGCGGGAGTTCGTCGCCGCTTATGGCGGGTTGGCGGGTGGTGAGCCGCCCTACCCCGCTGCTCAGGCGTTCGCGGCGGGTGTGGTGGCGTTGCGTTGCCTGCGTGATGCGGGTGGTGCTGACGACGCGGCGTTGGCCGGGGCTGCGCGAGCGTTGGACTGCACGACGCTGTTCGGGCGTTTTCGGTTGTCTCCGGAGTCGGGGCGGCAGATCGGGCACCAGGTGCTGACGGTGCAGTGGCAGGACGGTGTGCGGGTGGTGGTCTGGCCGCCGGAGCAGGCGGATGCGGGGTTGCGTTATCCGTTGGCGGGTTGACCGGTCCTGTGGTGGTCGTCGGGTGTGGTGGTGTCGGTGGTCTCCAGCGTCTCCCCCAGTCGGTCGGCGAAGGGCACGGGGTGTTCGGCAATGCCGATGTGTCCGCCCGGGAACTCGACGGGTTCGGTGCCGAGGTGGTGTGCGAGGGATGCGGCGGTGTGGTGCGGGAGCTCGTTGCGGGAGTCCTGTCCCACGGCGAGGACGAGTTGGTGGGCGCGGGATCGCAGGGTGGGCAGGTCTGGGGTGTAGGCGGTGAACTGGCACAGGATGTGTTCCAGGAACACCGGCAGGTTGGCGTGCATGCGGGCGAGCATGGCGTCGCGTTGGGCCGGTAGACCGGCGTCAGGCGGGATTTCCGGCTCGGCTTGCCCTTCCGGGGCGAGGCCGGCGGTGAGGGCGGCCATCGCCGCCGCGGTGCCCTGTTCGCGGTAGGTCTGGCGGACGTGGGCGAACATCGCTCGGTGCTGTGCGGCGTCGGGCAGGATCTCGACCGCGGGTGGTTCGTGGGCGATGACGGTGCCCAGCCGGTCGGGGTGCCGGGTGAGCAGGTCGAGCGCGACGAAGGCGCCGGAGCTGGTGCCGAAGACGTGTGCGGTCTGGCCGGGCGGGAGCAGCGCGTCGAGGAGGAGGTGGGCGTCGTCGCTGTGGGTCTGCACCCGCTGGTCGCCGACCGGGCCGTGGAGGGGGCTGCGGGAGAAGCCGCGTGGGTCGTAGGTGAGGACGGTGTAGCGGTCGGCCAGGTGGGTGGCGAGGCCGCCGAAGATGGCGGCGTCGGCGGATCCGCCGGGGATGAGCAGCAGCAGCGGGCCGGTTCCGCGGGTTTCGTGGTGCAGCGTGGCGCCGGGGACGGGCAGGGTGCCGGTCTTGACCGGGGTCATGGTGGGGGTCTCTCCGCTCCGGGTGTTGCTGGGTGGTGTTTGCGGAGACAACCTAAACCTAATGACATTAGGTTTTCAGCTGGTTTTTCCAGCTTGCGGAGTGTGGGCAGGTCAGGCCCTCTTGCGGGTCTTGTCCCGGCTGCCGGTCTTCTCCCGGTTGCTGCTGGAGCGGCGTCGCGACGCCGAGGCGGTGGTCTTGCGCCGGGAGGTGCGGG is a window of Saccharopolyspora erythraea NRRL 2338 DNA encoding:
- a CDS encoding ABC transporter substrate-binding protein → MARVRAALVTPLSGPLAGFGRATAMALRVWAERFSGADGVELEVVDAHPDARMAVRSVERSRPELLFGPYGSGPAAAVVSATSRLVWNHGGARLEPRVNVVNVLAPAASYFQGALRVVRRADRGARRVALLHGATGFGRGVALGAEREAVRLGFVVERAVLPAEPPGGDVLLVAGRFDEEVAVARGLARGGWSAVGFVGAGVEEVLAKLGARREGLLGPAQWLPAAAPRPDEGPGVREFVAAYGGLAGGEPPYPAAQAFAAGVVALRCLRDAGGADDAALAGAARALDCTTLFGRFRLSPESGRQIGHQVLTVQWQDGVRVVVWPPEQADAGLRYPLAG
- a CDS encoding alpha/beta fold hydrolase, giving the protein MTPVKTGTLPVPGATLHHETRGTGPLLLLIPGGSADAAIFGGLATHLADRYTVLTYDPRGFSRSPLHGPVGDQRVQTHSDDAHLLLDALLPPGQTAHVFGTSSGAFVALDLLTRHPDRLGTVIAHEPPAVEILPDAAQHRAMFAHVRQTYREQGTAAAMAALTAGLAPEGQAEPEIPPDAGLPAQRDAMLARMHANLPVFLEHILCQFTAYTPDLPTLRSRAHQLVLAVGQDSRNELPHHTAASLAHHLGTEPVEFPGGHIGIAEHPVPFADRLGETLETTDTTTPDDHHRTGQPANG